Proteins co-encoded in one Spirosoma endbachense genomic window:
- a CDS encoding GAF domain-containing protein, with amino-acid sequence MAESLFLPQTADRRLVYDSLIPQIAALIDGEPDLIANLANISAALKEAFGFFWVGFYIKKENQLVLGPFQGPIACTRIAFDKGVCGAAYTRRETILVPDVEQFPGHIACSSASKSEVVVPVFDRAGTVRMVLDVDSDQLNDFSDVDVQHLERIAALITDLHYTAE; translated from the coding sequence ATGGCAGAATCCTTATTTCTCCCCCAGACCGCCGATCGTCGGCTGGTTTACGATAGCCTGATTCCGCAAATTGCCGCACTTATTGATGGCGAACCGGATCTAATTGCTAATCTGGCCAATATTTCGGCCGCGCTGAAAGAAGCCTTTGGTTTCTTTTGGGTTGGCTTTTATATCAAAAAAGAGAATCAGTTGGTACTTGGACCGTTTCAGGGGCCTATTGCCTGCACACGTATCGCGTTCGATAAGGGTGTTTGCGGAGCAGCCTATACCCGGCGTGAAACAATTCTGGTGCCCGACGTTGAGCAGTTTCCCGGACATATTGCCTGTAGTTCGGCGTCGAAATCGGAGGTTGTTGTGCCTGTGTTTGATCGGGCGGGAACAGTTCGTATGGTACTGGATGTCGATAGTGATCAATTAAATGACTTTAGCGACGTCGACGTTCAACATCTGGAACGCATCGCGGCATTGATTACCGATTTACACTATACTGCTGAATAG